The Kribbella sp. HUAS MG21 genome includes the window GCACCCGGCGGTGACGATGTCGTCCGCGCTGGAACGCCTGCTGGAAGGACCGGACTCGTTCGTGTCCGCGTTCGAGCCGCTGCTCACCGACGAGGATCCGTGGGTCCGGGCGCTGGCCCGCCTGCAGACCGGGAAGATGCGGATCATGCTCGGCGCCGGTGACGAGGACGCCGACCGGGCGCTCGAGGCCGCGTTGACCGAGTTCCGCGCGATCGGCGAACGCTGGGGGATCTCGTTCGCGCTGACCGAGCTCGCCGACCGGCTCGCGGTCCGCGGCGAGTTCGCCGCCGCGTGCGAGTACCACCAGCAGGCGGTCGCGGTCGCCGCGGAGGTCGGGGCGACCGAGGACGTCGTACGGCTGCGGTCGCGGCAGGCGCAGCTGTACTGGCTCGCCGGCGACCTGGATGCGAGCTCGGCCGCGATGGCGGACGCGCTGCGGCAGGCGGAGCGGGTCGCGTGGCCGGAAGCCCTGGTGGAGCTGGCATTGTGCAAGGCGGAGCTCGCGCGGTGGAGCGGCGATGTCGACGAGTCGCGACGGCAGCTCGACCAGGCGACGAAGCTGCTGGGCCAGGAGGCCGAGCGGGCGAACCTGCGCGCGATGATCGAAGGCGTCCTCGGCTACCTGGCCACGGATCCCGACGAGGTCTGGCAGCACCGTAGCGCTGCCTTCCAGGCGGCGGCCGAGGGCGGGCATCCGCCCGGCATCGCGCAGATGCTCGTCGGGATCGCGGATCTCGCCCTGCGCACCGGCCAGGACGAGCAGGCGGCGCGGTTGCTCGCCGCGAGCACCGTCGTCCGCGGGCTGCCGGACCGCTCAAACCCGGACGCGGCCAGGCTGGAGGCGGAAACGCGTCGTCGCCTCGGTGATCCGAAGTTCACCGAGGCGACGGAGGAGGGCCGGCGGGCGAGCTGGCGGGAGCTGGTCGAGGTCACGCTCGCTTCGTGAACGTCGAGGTCGCCCAGACGTACCCGACCACGGCGATCCCGAGGCACCACGCGAACGCGGCGACCAGGTCACCGGTCTGCGGCGCGCCGTTCAGCAGGCCGCGCAGCGACTCGATGATCGGCGTGAACGGCTGGTACTGCGCGAACTGCTTGACGCCGGGCCCCATCTTGTCGGCCGGCACGATCGCGCTGCTGAAGAACGGCAGCATCACCAGCGGCACCGAGGCCAGCCCCGCGGTCTCCGGGCTCTTCGCGAACAGCCCGAGCGCGACGGTCAGCCAACCGGTCGCGACCCCGAGCAGTACGACGAGACCGATCACGCCGAGCCACTGCGCGAAGCTCGCCGACGGGTCGAAGCCGAGCGCGAACGCGACCCCGATGATCGCGGCGATCGCGATCAGGTTGGTCAGCACGCTGGCGATCACGTGGCCGGTCAGCACCGCGCTGCGCGGCACGTCCATCACCTTGAACCGGTTGATGATGCCCTTGGTCATGTCGGAGTTCACCGCGGTCGCCACGGCACCGAGTCCGTAGCAGACCGCCAGCAGCAGCATGCCGGGGGTCGCGTAGTCGACGTACGGGACGCCGACGCTGAACGCGTCGCCGAGCATGTAGACGAACATCAGCATCACCACGACCGGCATCAGGACCGCGTTGAACACGGACGTCGGGTTCCGGGCGATGTGCTTGAGGTTGCGGCGCAGCATCACGATCGAGGGGTTCTTCATTTCGCCGCCTCCGCGGTGTCGTGGCCCGTCAGGGCGAGGAATACGTCGTCGAGGTCAGGGGTGTGCACGGAGAACTCGCCGGCGTCCAGCGAGTGCTCGTCGAGCCGGTCCAGCAGCTCGCGGACCGAGCGGGTGCCGCCGTCGCTGGGGACCCGCAGGGTGAGCGCGTCGTCGTCGCGGGTCGAGCCGGGCAGGATCCTGGCGGCGGTGTCGAGCTCCGCGAGCGACTCGAACCGGAACCGGACGTGCGTGCCGGGAATCTGCCGCTTGAGCTCCTCAGGGGTGCCCTGGGCAACCAACCGGCCCTTGTCGAGGACCGCGATCCGGTCGGCCAGCTGGTCGGCCTCGTCGAGGTACTGGGTGGTGAGGAAGATCGTCACGCCATCGGCCAGCAGTTCGCGGATGATCGTCCACATCGTCCGCCGGCTGCGCGGGTCGAGGCCCGTGGTCGGCTCGTCGAGGAAGATGATCCGCGGGTCGCCGACCAGCGTCATCGCCAGGTCGAGCTTGCGTCGCATCCCGCCGGAGTACGTCGCCGCGGGCTTGTCCGCCGCCTCCGCCAGCTCGAAGCGCTCCAGCAGATTGTCGACAATCCGCTTGTTGTCCTTGACCGGGGTCAGGTCGACCATCAGCTGCAGGTTCTCGCGGCCGGTCAGCAGCTCGTCCACCGCCGCGAACTGGCCGGTGACCCCGATCGCGGAGCGGACCGCCTTGGCCGCCGTCGCGGCGTCGTGCCCGGCCACCCGGACCGTGCCGCTGTCGGCCTTCGTGAGCGTGGTCAGCACGTTCACCGTTGTCGTCTTGCCGGCCCCGTTCGGGCCGAGCAGGGAGAAGACGGTGCCCGCGGGGACCTCGAGGTCGATGCCGTCGAGCACGGTCTTGTCGCCGTACGCCTTGCGCAGTCCAGTGACCGCGATCGCCGAAGTTGTCATGGGAACACCTTCGGCGGCGGTCCTGACACGCTCCTGACACGCCGCCTACACGGTGTCAGGCACCGGCTCCGCAGCGGTCACAGGGCCGTGTCAGCCGGTGCGGAGACGGTGGTCGCACCGACACCACGAGGAGCGAGCAGATGTCCACCTTCAGCACCCCCGCACCGATCTCCGCCGCGATCGACATCGTCTTCGGCAACATCACCGTGCGAGCGACAGACCGCACCGACACCGTCGTCGAGGTCCGGCCGGTCGACCCGGCCTGGGACCTGGACGTGAAGGCCGCCGAGCAGGTGGTCGTCGAGTTCACCGACGGGAAGCTGCAGGTCAGGCACCCGAAGCTGCGCTCGATGTTCAGCAAGCGGTACGGCGCCGTCGTGGTGCTGATCGAACTGCCGACCGGTTCGGACGTCCAGGGCTACACCGCGAAGGGCGAGTACGTCGTCGAGGGCCGGGTCGGGTCCTGCGAACTGAAGACCGCGAACGGCGACATCCGCGTCGGCACGGTCGCCGGCACGCTGCGCGCCAAGTCCGCCACCGGGAACATCAGCGTCGACGCGGCGGGCGCGGAGGTCAACGCCCGGACCGCCGCCGGCGACATCCGCGTCGGCGCCCTCGGCACCGGCACGGTCGACCTGTACACCGCCACCGGCGAGGTCGCGATCGGCGTCCCCGCAGGTACGGCGGCCACCGTCGACGCGCAGGCCTCGGTCGGCCGCATCTTCAACGACCTGCCCACCCTCGACCACCCGACCCACACCGTCACCGTCCGCGCCCGAACCCACGGCGGCAACATCACCCTGTGGCGCGTCTGACCCGATCCCCAGGCCATCACAATCCCCCGGGCCCGGACGCTTCCGGCCCGCGGCGCGGCTCGGCCGCCGATTGTGATGGCCTGGCGGTCGCTACACGGGCGCGCGGTCCGCGGCGGCGACGGCGCATTCGGGCCGGGTCCGGCGAAATCTCGGAGGTTTTTTGTCGGAGGGTTGACGGAAAAATTCCGGGTTCCTAGCGTCGCGGACGTGCAGACGCAGCCAGGAGTACAGGCACTTGTGCGGAGGACCCACGAAGAACGGGTTCTCCAGGTGCTGCGCGAGCAGGGCGCGCTCAGCCGGAACCAGATCGCCCGCGCGGTCGGCCTGTCCCGCACCACGCTGTCCGAGATCACCGGCAGCCTGCTCCAGCGCGGCGCGATCATCGTCGTCGACACCGACGCGGCGCACCGCGAGGGCAGCGGGCGGCCGGCCGAGCGGCTGGCGCTGGACCCGGCGTCCGGGCAGTTCATGGGCGTCGACTTCGGCCACCGCCGCGTGCACGTCACGGTGGCCGACGCCTCGCACGAGATCGTCGCGTCCGGCTCCGACCGGTACGAGGACCGCGTCGACTGGCCGACCCGGCTCGACGTCGCGTTCCGGCTGATCGAGCGGCTCAGCGACGAGTACGGCGTCCACTACGGCGCCCTGCAAGGCGTGGGCATCGGCATCCCCGGGCCGTACTCGGGCAAGCCGGGCGTCCGCGGGTTCCCCTCGCACCGCGCCGACGGCTTCCACGAGGCCTCCGTCGACGAGGCGTTCGGCGACCGGTTCGGCGCGCCGGTGATCGTCGACAACAACACCCGGCTGGCCGCGCTCGCCGAGGCGATCTTCGGCGCCAAGGCGATCGAGAACCTGCTCTACGTCCGGTTGTCCGACGGCGTCGGCGGCGGGCTCGTGGTCGGCGGCCGGCTCGTCTCGGGATCGGCCGGACTCGCGGGCGAACTGGGACACGTAACCGTCCGCGTCGACGGTGACCCGTGCCGCTGCGGCAAGCACGGCTGTCTCGAGACCATCGCCTCGGTCCCCGCGATCCTCGCCTCCTGCCGTTCCGCCGGCCTCGCCGTGGAGAGCCTCGACGACCTCGCCGCCGCCGTCGCGCGGTCGCACCCGGTCGCCGACCAGGTACTGCGGGACGCCGGCGCCGCCGTCGGCCGGGTCCTCGCCGCGGTCGCGATGGCGCTGAACCCGGCGGAGATCGTGATCGGCGGCGCCATCACCCGGCTCGCGCCCGCGCTCGTCGAGCAGGCCGCCGCCCGCGTCAGCTACGAACTCTTCCCAGGTGCCGCCTCCCCCGGTGTGCGAGCGGCGTACCTGTCCGACGACGACGGGGCGCTCGGTGCGCTGGCCGCCGTCTTCCACAGCTCGCCGCTGCTGGCGGGGTACCCAGAGGCGCCGGCGCCGGCCGGCGCGGGAGCCCGCCTGCGCCAGACCCCATCCCGAGGAGTGGCCGATGGCCGTGCTCACTGACCAGACCGCCGGTACCGCGAGGACGCGCGAGCGAACGCGCACGCGAACCACCGGTCTGCCCCTGCTGCTCAACGCGCTGTCGATCGGCCTCGGCATCGCCGTGTGGTGGATCCTCGCGCTCGCCGGGCTCAAGCTGCCGACGCCGCCCGAGGTCGTCTCGCAGGCGGTCACCCTGATCGGGAACGGCACGCTCGTCAAGGACGTGCTGGCCAGCCTGACCCGGGTGCTGATCGGCTTCGCGCTCGGCACCGCCGTCGCGATCCCGGTCGGCTTCCTGATGGGCTGGTACGCCGTCCTCCGCGGGCTGGTGGAGCCGTGGATCCAGTTCTTCCGGACCGTGCCGCCGCTGGCGATCATCCCGCTCGCGATCGTGCTGATGGGGATCGGCGAGGCGCCGAAGATCTTCGTGATCTTCCTGGCCGCGTTCCTGGCCTGCGTGATCTCGACGTTCCAGGGCGTGGTCAACGTCGACAAGACGCTGATCAACGCGGCCCGGGTGCTGGGCTCGAAGGACGCCGGCATCTTCGCCCGGGTCGTCGTACCCGCGTCGACGCCGTTCATCCTGGTCGGCATGCGGGTCGGGCTGGGCTCGGCCTGGGCGACGCTGGTCGCCGCCGAGCTGATCGCCGCCCAGCAGGGCCTCGGCTTCCGGATGCAGAACGCGCAGCTGTACTACGACCTGCCGACGATCTTCGTCGGCCTGATCTCGATCGGCGTCCTCGGCCTGCTGATGGACCGGGTGCTACTGACGGCCGAACGCAAACTCACCGGATGGCAGGAGCGCCGATGAAGATCTCGGTTCAGTCGGTCAGCAAGACCTTTGCCCTGGGCAAAGAGACGTTCACCGCGCTCGACCAGGTGTCGCTGGACATCGCGGACAACGAGTTCATCACCGTCGTCGGCCCGTCCGGCTGCGGCAAGAGCACGCTGATGAACATCCTGGCCGGGCTGGAGGAGCCGACGTCGGGGCGCGCGCTCGTCGACGGCGTACCGGTGTCGGGTCCGGGGCCGGAGCGTGGCGTGATCTTCCAGCAGTACGCGCTGTTCCCGTGGCTCACGGTCCGCAAGAACGTCGAGTTCGGGCTGAAGACCGCAGGCGTCGGCAAGCAGGAGCGGCGCGAACGGGCTCAGCACTTCATCGACATGGTGGGACTGTCCGACTTCGCTGACGCGCTGCCGAAGATGCTGTCCGGCGGGATGCGGCAGCGCTGCGCGATCGCCCGGGCGTACGCCGTGAACCCGTCGATCCTCCTGATGGACGAGCCGTTCGGGGCGCTTGACGCCCTGACCCGCGTGAAGCTCCAGGAGCAGTTGCTGGACACCTGGAGCCAGGAGCAGCGCACGGTCCTGTTCATCACCCACGACGTCGACGAGGCGGTCTTCCTGGCGAACCGCGTCGTCGTGATGGCCGCCCGGCCGGGGCGGATCTACGACGTCATCGACGTCGACCTGCCGTACCCGCGGTCGGAGGAGTTCCGCCTGAGCGCCGAGTTCGCCGAGCTGCGCAACCGCGTCTGGCACTCCGTCTACCACCAGGACGGCCGTACCGCGGCCGACTCCCCTGTCACCGTCCGATCCTAAGGAATCCCATGTCTCTCACACGGAAGCTCTCGGCGTTGACCGCCGGGGCCGTTGCCCTCGCGCTCGCCCTCGCAGGTTGCGGCGGATCCGACGACCAGTCCGGCGGATCGCTGGAAGAGGTGAACTTCGGTTACATCGCGGACTACAACGGCACCAGCCTGCTGGCGATCGCCGACGACCAGAAGCTGTGGCAGAAGCACGGCCTGAAGGCGAACACGAAGGTGTTCACGAACGGCCCGCTGCAGATCCAGGCGCTCGGCACCGGCGACCTCGACTTCGGCTACATCGGCCCGGGCGCGTTCTGGCTGCCGGCCTCCGGGCAGGCGAAGGTCGTCGCGATCAACACGCTGGGCAACGCCGACCGGGTGATCGCCCGCTCCGGCACCTCCTCGATCGACCAGCTCCGCGGCAAGACCGTCGGCGTCCCCGAGGGTACGTCGGGCGACATGATCCTCACGCTGGCGCTGAAGAAGGCCGGGATGACGAAGGCCGACGTCAAGGTCGTCAACATGGACGCCTCGACGATCGTGTCCGCGTTCGCGTCCAAGAAGATCGACGCGGCCGGCTTCTGGTACCCGGCGATCGCGACGATCAAGAAGCAGGTGCCGAACCTCACCGAGCTCGCGAAGAACTCCGACTTCGAGTCCCAGGTCTCGTTCCCGACCGCGTTCGTGGCCGGCAACGACGTGGTCTCCGGCGAAAAGGCCAAGACCGAGAAGACGATCGCCGTACTGCGAGACGCGATGGCCTACCGCTCCGCGAACATGGACAAGTCGATCGAGCTCACCGCCGAGATGCTCAGCGTCCCGGTCGACCAGGTGAAGGCCGACGCGGGCAACGTCAAGGTGCTGTCGGTCGACGAGCTGGACGCGAAGACCAAGGACGGCACGGTCGACAAGTGGCTGAACGGGATGGCCGACTACTTCGTCGAGGCCGGCAAACTCAAGTCCAAGGTCGACCCGAAGACCTACTACACCGGCGAGCTGTTCACCACGGCGGCCGCCAAGTGAGCGAACCCAAGAACATCCTGTTCCTGATGACCGACCAGCACCGGACCGACACGCTCGGTGCTTATGGCAACAACCTCGGGACGACGCCGAACCTGGACGAGCTGGCCCGGACCGGGACCCGCTTCGACCGCTGGTACACGCCGACCGCGATCTGTACGCCGGCGCGGGCCAGCCTGCTCACCGGGCAGGCGCCGTTCCGGCACAAGCTGCTGGCGAACTACGAACGCAACGTCGGCTACATCGAGGACCTCGGCGAGGGCACATTCACGTTCTCGCAGGCGTTGCGCGACCGCGGGTACAACTGCGGCCTGATCGGCAAGTGGCACGTCGGCACCAACAAGACGGCCGGTGACTTCGGCTTTGACGGGCCCGACCTCCCCGGCTGGCACAACCCGGTGGACCACCCCGACTACCTGGCGTATCTCGCGGAGCGCGAGCTCCCGCCGTACGAGATCTCGGACCGGATCCGCGGGACGCTGCCGAACGGCGGGCCGGGCAACCTGCTCGCCGCGCGGCTGCACCAGCCGGTGGAGGCGACGTTCGAGCACTACCTCGCCACCCGCGCCATCGAGCACCTCGAGCGGTACGCCGCCGACGACGGGCAGCCGTTCTTCCTGGCGCTGCACTTCTTCGGGCCGCACCTGCCGTACATCCTGCCGGACGAGTACTTCGACCTGATCGATCCGGCGGACGTCGAGCTGCCGCGGTCGGTGGCCGAGACGTTCCAGGGCAAGCCGCCGGTGCAGAAGAACTACAGCGCGCACTGGACGTTCGACACGATGCCGATCGAGACGACCCGCAAGCTGATCGCGATCTACCAGGGCTACGTCGCGCTGATCGACTTCGAGATCGGCCGGGTGCTGGCGGCGATGGAGCGGCTCGGGCTGACCGACGACACCGCGGTGTTCTTCACCTGTGACCACGGGGAGTTCACCGGTTCGCACCGGCTGCACGACAAGGGCCCGGCGATGTACGAGGACATCTACCGGACGCCGGGGCTGCTGCGGGTCCCGGGGCAGCCGGCAGGCGTCGTACGGAACGAGTTCGTCAGCCTGCTCGACTGCACGGCGACGATTCTCGAACTCGCCGCCGCCGAACCGAAGCTCGCCACGGACTCGCGCAGCCTGTTGCCGTTGACAACCGGTGAGCCGGTCGAGTGGGACGACGACATCGTGTGCGAGTTCCACGGGCACCACTTCCCTTATCCGCAACGGATGCTGCGCACGGACCGGTACAAGCTCGTGGTCAACCCGGACTCGGTGAACGAGCTCTACGACCTGGAGCGCGACCCCGATGAACTGCTCAACGTGTACGAGCACCCGGAGCAGGCCGCCGTACGGTCGCAGCTGCTGCGTCGCCTCTACACGGTACTGCGGGATCGTGGCGACAACTTCTACCACTGGATGACCTCGATGTACGACGTCGGCGACGTCAGCTACGACCCGAGCCTGAGCGGGCTCGACGAGGCGACGTACCGATCACCGGAGAACTGACATGACGTGGGCCCGCCGCCTGGCGGGCCCACGTTTCTCATTGCAGGGCACGGAAGTCGTCGATCCAGGCGTACCCCGGCACGGACATCGCGTCGCCCCGCGGCTGCACCGTCAGGGTTGCGAAGACGCTGTTCAGCAGCCACGGCGCCTTCGTCGCACTCCAGCCGGCCGTCATCGAGGGGATCTGCCGGAAGCCGTAGGTCGCCACGGCGAGCCGGCCCGTGGCGCGGAAGCGGTCCAGCTCGTCGCGCAGGAAATGCTTCTTGGACTCGAACCATGGACTGGCGGCGAGCAACTCGTTCCACTTCGACGACGGGAACGGCTGCTTGATCGCATCACCGATGACCTGCCACACCTGCGTGTCCGCCGTGTAACCGTACCGCTCGGCGAAAGTCGCCGGGATCCGGTCGGTGAGGTGCTGCTGCCAGTACCAAACCAACGAGAACTCCGTGACGAGGAAGGTCTGCTCGGGCCGGAGCCGCGGAAGCGTGTAGTCGAGGAAGTCCTGGATGGCGGCCTGGTCAGCAACATGCGGATGCAGGTCGACGCCTTCGAGCTCCGGCGTCTCGC containing:
- a CDS encoding ABC transporter permease, whose amino-acid sequence is MKNPSIVMLRRNLKHIARNPTSVFNAVLMPVVVMLMFVYMLGDAFSVGVPYVDYATPGMLLLAVCYGLGAVATAVNSDMTKGIINRFKVMDVPRSAVLTGHVIASVLTNLIAIAAIIGVAFALGFDPSASFAQWLGVIGLVVLLGVATGWLTVALGLFAKSPETAGLASVPLVMLPFFSSAIVPADKMGPGVKQFAQYQPFTPIIESLRGLLNGAPQTGDLVAAFAWCLGIAVVGYVWATSTFTKRA
- a CDS encoding ATP-binding cassette domain-containing protein, which codes for MTTSAIAVTGLRKAYGDKTVLDGIDLEVPAGTVFSLLGPNGAGKTTTVNVLTTLTKADSGTVRVAGHDAATAAKAVRSAIGVTGQFAAVDELLTGRENLQLMVDLTPVKDNKRIVDNLLERFELAEAADKPAATYSGGMRRKLDLAMTLVGDPRIIFLDEPTTGLDPRSRRTMWTIIRELLADGVTIFLTTQYLDEADQLADRIAVLDKGRLVAQGTPEELKRQIPGTHVRFRFESLAELDTAARILPGSTRDDDALTLRVPSDGGTRSVRELLDRLDEHSLDAGEFSVHTPDLDDVFLALTGHDTAEAAK
- a CDS encoding DUF4097 family beta strand repeat-containing protein, yielding MSTFSTPAPISAAIDIVFGNITVRATDRTDTVVEVRPVDPAWDLDVKAAEQVVVEFTDGKLQVRHPKLRSMFSKRYGAVVVLIELPTGSDVQGYTAKGEYVVEGRVGSCELKTANGDIRVGTVAGTLRAKSATGNISVDAAGAEVNARTAAGDIRVGALGTGTVDLYTATGEVAIGVPAGTAATVDAQASVGRIFNDLPTLDHPTHTVTVRARTHGGNITLWRV
- a CDS encoding ROK family protein; its protein translation is MLREQGALSRNQIARAVGLSRTTLSEITGSLLQRGAIIVVDTDAAHREGSGRPAERLALDPASGQFMGVDFGHRRVHVTVADASHEIVASGSDRYEDRVDWPTRLDVAFRLIERLSDEYGVHYGALQGVGIGIPGPYSGKPGVRGFPSHRADGFHEASVDEAFGDRFGAPVIVDNNTRLAALAEAIFGAKAIENLLYVRLSDGVGGGLVVGGRLVSGSAGLAGELGHVTVRVDGDPCRCGKHGCLETIASVPAILASCRSAGLAVESLDDLAAAVARSHPVADQVLRDAGAAVGRVLAAVAMALNPAEIVIGGAITRLAPALVEQAAARVSYELFPGAASPGVRAAYLSDDDGALGALAAVFHSSPLLAGYPEAPAPAGAGARLRQTPSRGVADGRAH
- a CDS encoding ABC transporter permease — encoded protein: MAVLTDQTAGTARTRERTRTRTTGLPLLLNALSIGLGIAVWWILALAGLKLPTPPEVVSQAVTLIGNGTLVKDVLASLTRVLIGFALGTAVAIPVGFLMGWYAVLRGLVEPWIQFFRTVPPLAIIPLAIVLMGIGEAPKIFVIFLAAFLACVISTFQGVVNVDKTLINAARVLGSKDAGIFARVVVPASTPFILVGMRVGLGSAWATLVAAELIAAQQGLGFRMQNAQLYYDLPTIFVGLISIGVLGLLMDRVLLTAERKLTGWQERR
- a CDS encoding ABC transporter ATP-binding protein — protein: MKISVQSVSKTFALGKETFTALDQVSLDIADNEFITVVGPSGCGKSTLMNILAGLEEPTSGRALVDGVPVSGPGPERGVIFQQYALFPWLTVRKNVEFGLKTAGVGKQERRERAQHFIDMVGLSDFADALPKMLSGGMRQRCAIARAYAVNPSILLMDEPFGALDALTRVKLQEQLLDTWSQEQRTVLFITHDVDEAVFLANRVVVMAARPGRIYDVIDVDLPYPRSEEFRLSAEFAELRNRVWHSVYHQDGRTAADSPVTVRS
- a CDS encoding aliphatic sulfonate ABC transporter substrate-binding protein, with the translated sequence MSLTRKLSALTAGAVALALALAGCGGSDDQSGGSLEEVNFGYIADYNGTSLLAIADDQKLWQKHGLKANTKVFTNGPLQIQALGTGDLDFGYIGPGAFWLPASGQAKVVAINTLGNADRVIARSGTSSIDQLRGKTVGVPEGTSGDMILTLALKKAGMTKADVKVVNMDASTIVSAFASKKIDAAGFWYPAIATIKKQVPNLTELAKNSDFESQVSFPTAFVAGNDVVSGEKAKTEKTIAVLRDAMAYRSANMDKSIELTAEMLSVPVDQVKADAGNVKVLSVDELDAKTKDGTVDKWLNGMADYFVEAGKLKSKVDPKTYYTGELFTTAAAK
- a CDS encoding sulfatase-like hydrolase/transferase, which produces MSEPKNILFLMTDQHRTDTLGAYGNNLGTTPNLDELARTGTRFDRWYTPTAICTPARASLLTGQAPFRHKLLANYERNVGYIEDLGEGTFTFSQALRDRGYNCGLIGKWHVGTNKTAGDFGFDGPDLPGWHNPVDHPDYLAYLAERELPPYEISDRIRGTLPNGGPGNLLAARLHQPVEATFEHYLATRAIEHLERYAADDGQPFFLALHFFGPHLPYILPDEYFDLIDPADVELPRSVAETFQGKPPVQKNYSAHWTFDTMPIETTRKLIAIYQGYVALIDFEIGRVLAAMERLGLTDDTAVFFTCDHGEFTGSHRLHDKGPAMYEDIYRTPGLLRVPGQPAGVVRNEFVSLLDCTATILELAAAEPKLATDSRSLLPLTTGEPVEWDDDIVCEFHGHHFPYPQRMLRTDRYKLVVNPDSVNELYDLERDPDELLNVYEHPEQAAVRSQLLRRLYTVLRDRGDNFYHWMTSMYDVGDVSYDPSLSGLDEATYRSPEN